In the Flavisolibacter tropicus genome, one interval contains:
- a CDS encoding malectin domain-containing carbohydrate-binding protein produces MNSSRIYYPGICIYALLVALLSIALTFQANAQVNFTSSGLSGASLTNPTSLQFGPDGRLYVSQQNGLIKAFTVVRNGANSYAVTATETISLINQIPNHNDDGTVNTSVTTRQVTGILVTGTASQPKIYVTSSDSRIGGGTSGSDVNLDTNSGIISLLTWNGSSWTKIDLVRGLPRSEENHSPNGIQIDPSGNKLYVSMGGITNAGAPSNNFGFTCEYALSAAIISVDLTAINALPTQGSGNTAFKYDIPTLDDPTRSNVSGKDVNDPFGGNDGLNQAKIVAGGPVEIFSPGYRNPYDLLITKTVGKAGRIYTIDNGANPGWGGYPEGEGTANVTNNYNSNEPGSTTGTATEDKVNNLDGLHYIGTLGTYVPGSYYGGHPNPTRANPNGAGLYTRSGTTGVFRTQTSGSNPLPVDWPPVATANSIEGDFQQPGTSASTALLTFSNSTNGITEYTASNFNNALKGAILAASYDGAIYKIGLTTDGKNVTNSKSSTNKLNQDAPFASGFGSTPLDITAQGDNDIFPGTVWAATYGSNAVTVFEPTDMATCTGLDNNQDDDLDGYTNADEIDNNTNPCSASSKPADFDNDKVSDLNDPDDDNDGINDNVDLFPIDANNGGTTSMPINYELLNNSPGTGFFGLGFTGLMSNKQTGNNYLNTYNPDNLVAGGAIGAFTIVDVSPKDALGTLNNQENGFQFGVKAGNAPFTISSKMLGPFFNNKTPSGNQSQGIFIGTGDQSNYLKITLNANGGVGGIQVVVENNDVPVSSQFSISGGIPNSSLEFFLSVNPTTGVIQPKYSSNDGALINAGSPIQVSGALLSALQSGGVIAVGIISTSINGPTFTATWDNIKVTADAVNTSWTTVASSGVGKWVGVSVVVNNKMYVFSGFDNPQVHITPKCEIYDPATNTWTYAADMPFPVTHAGITVDGSKVYVSGGFLLGSDGGPNTDKLQIYDANTNTWSFGPSLPELCGGNALVRVGRKLHSFGGVMTDRQTGNPAHYVLDLDNINQGWVRKADMPLSRCHFASAFVGGKIYALGGQTGHDGTIADVKYVQVYDPSTDTWTRLKDMPYSRSHSESATFVIDGKVYLVGGRANTTFSNVLPNVTFYDPATDSWTEDTPLPVNLFGPAAEAIGSELIVSNGSFNQCCDPQTTTRKRGITRTPNFKIGFVPGTLNMSVGAGGSTTKEVILWTLSGTPTYTINTSGFPSWLSVTPTSGTIDLLGGTEINVTANAASLAVGSYSATVIAKATGYPDAVLNVSLTVTSSNKNVLYVYGSIPPAQDDMKMSYTGATGMSQFKQALIDVGFNPTEALDANITLNAATLNQYKILILGSNNRRFTAAESAAVATWVNAGGGLVAWSDAAFGWSNGQLNSSEGSLSDNDITQQFGLQFLHDNGQQSFTYNQWAIDHYINKFNKNAGVTIKAEGVSPIRTSGSATIVGGLPAGMSLNSMDGPVTAADAALAVAKIGQGRVAGFFDRNAFWNGGAGTNINEVDNKVFAQRLFLWVSGVDNDPTTPPPSNVVYRINSGGPEITTSIGTFAADNFFSPTPGFVYTTTSAIAGTNDDALYQNERGSDQKLGTFSYAFPVSNGTYTVVLHFVEMYQTVVGARVFDVSMENVKVLDNYDIFKKVGKNVATTETFTVTVNDGTLNMLFSALAADGGVNRPEVTGIEILTSGATTNQPPTANAGNDQTITLPSNSVTLNGSGNDPGGAITAYSWQKLSGPAQGTIASPGSASTNVTGLVQGTYVFRLTVTDNGNPAATGFDDVTITVNGTPTTNVVYRINSGGPEITTSIGTFAADNFFSPTPGFVYTTTSAIAGTNDDALYQNERGSDQKLGTFSYAFPVSNGTYTVVLHFVEMYQTVVGARVFDVSMENVKVLDNYDIFKKVGKNVATTETFTVTVNDGTLNMLFSALAADGGVNRPEVTGIEILTSGATTNQPPTANAGNDQTITLPSNSVTLNGSGNDPGGAITAYSWQKLSGPAQGTIASPGSASTNVTGLVQGTYVFRLTVTDNGNPAATGFDDVTITVNGTPTTVTNYKINTGGPDLTTSFGSFTADNFFSPSPGFTFSTTQPINGTADDALYQTERSATAGNGTFSYAFPINNGTYTVILHFAEIYQTAINRRLFDVSIENVKVLDNYDIFKKVGGFTATTETFTTTVADGVLDIYFSALAADGGVDRPKVSAVEISPVSTPPVASLSNEALRTDNTQSSTIIAYPNPSFDGRYKVVLPKALEGELTYSLVSSTGSELAKGKQNLLKATSVLDFNFSQQTQREGVYYLKINSKSGQLNLKLARINK; encoded by the coding sequence ATGAATTCTTCACGTATCTATTACCCTGGTATTTGCATTTATGCATTGTTGGTGGCATTATTATCAATAGCACTAACATTCCAAGCTAACGCACAAGTCAATTTTACATCTAGTGGCTTATCTGGAGCAAGTCTAACAAACCCTACTTCTTTGCAATTTGGGCCGGATGGAAGACTTTATGTATCGCAGCAAAACGGATTAATTAAAGCATTTACTGTTGTTAGAAATGGAGCAAATAGTTATGCCGTAACTGCAACAGAAACAATTAGCTTGATCAATCAGATTCCTAATCATAATGATGATGGTACCGTAAATACTTCAGTTACTACACGTCAGGTTACTGGTATACTGGTAACCGGAACAGCTTCCCAACCTAAGATATATGTAACGTCGAGTGACAGTCGCATTGGTGGTGGTACAAGTGGGTCAGATGTAAACTTGGATACTAATTCAGGTATCATTTCACTTTTAACATGGAATGGAAGTTCTTGGACAAAAATTGATTTAGTTAGAGGATTACCAAGATCTGAAGAAAACCACTCTCCAAATGGAATACAGATAGATCCTTCTGGAAATAAACTTTATGTGTCAATGGGAGGTATCACTAACGCTGGAGCACCCTCTAATAATTTTGGCTTTACTTGTGAATATGCACTTTCTGCTGCAATTATATCAGTCGATCTGACTGCAATTAATGCATTGCCAACACAAGGTAGCGGTAACACAGCTTTTAAATATGATATTCCAACGCTTGATGATCCTACTAGAAGCAATGTGAGTGGGAAAGACGTGAATGATCCATTTGGTGGAAATGACGGGTTAAATCAGGCGAAGATAGTTGCCGGCGGACCAGTAGAGATATTTTCACCGGGCTATAGAAATCCTTATGATTTATTGATTACTAAAACGGTCGGAAAAGCTGGAAGAATTTATACTATCGATAATGGTGCTAATCCTGGCTGGGGCGGTTATCCTGAAGGTGAAGGCACTGCAAACGTTACAAATAATTATAACAGTAATGAGCCCGGTTCCACAACAGGAACCGCAACTGAAGATAAGGTCAATAACCTGGATGGTTTACACTATATTGGAACCTTAGGAACTTATGTTCCAGGTAGTTATTATGGAGGACACCCAAATCCTACTAGAGCAAATCCCAATGGTGCAGGTTTATATACCAGAAGTGGAACTACTGGTGTTTTCAGAACGCAAACTTCAGGTTCTAACCCATTACCAGTTGACTGGCCCCCTGTTGCAACAGCCAATTCAATCGAGGGCGACTTCCAACAACCTGGAACTAGCGCTTCAACGGCCTTACTAACTTTTTCAAACTCAACAAATGGAATAACAGAGTATACGGCTTCAAATTTCAATAATGCTTTAAAAGGTGCCATTCTAGCTGCTAGTTACGACGGTGCTATTTATAAAATTGGATTAACTACTGATGGTAAAAACGTTACGAACTCAAAGTCTTCAACAAATAAATTAAACCAGGATGCCCCATTCGCTAGTGGCTTTGGGTCTACTCCGTTGGATATTACAGCTCAAGGAGACAATGATATATTTCCAGGAACTGTATGGGCAGCCACTTATGGCTCTAATGCTGTTACTGTATTTGAGCCTACGGACATGGCTACCTGTACGGGGTTAGATAATAATCAGGACGATGATTTAGATGGTTATACAAACGCTGATGAAATCGATAACAATACGAATCCTTGTTCTGCTTCAAGTAAACCTGCTGACTTTGATAACGATAAAGTTTCTGACTTGAATGACCCCGATGACGATAATGATGGAATTAATGATAATGTCGATTTATTCCCAATCGATGCAAACAATGGCGGAACTACTAGCATGCCGATTAACTATGAATTGCTGAATAATAGTCCTGGTACAGGATTTTTTGGACTGGGATTCACCGGCTTGATGAGCAACAAACAAACTGGTAATAATTATCTAAATACATACAACCCTGATAATCTTGTAGCTGGTGGTGCTATAGGTGCATTTACAATTGTTGATGTTTCACCAAAAGATGCGCTGGGTACATTAAATAACCAGGAAAATGGTTTCCAATTTGGTGTTAAAGCTGGAAATGCTCCTTTCACTATATCCTCTAAAATGTTAGGGCCGTTCTTTAATAACAAAACACCGTCAGGAAATCAATCGCAAGGTATATTTATCGGTACGGGCGATCAAAGTAATTATTTAAAAATTACCCTAAATGCCAATGGTGGTGTTGGTGGTATTCAGGTAGTAGTAGAAAATAATGACGTCCCTGTTAGTTCACAATTTTCTATAAGTGGAGGCATTCCAAATTCATCGCTCGAATTTTTCCTTTCTGTGAATCCTACAACAGGTGTTATCCAGCCTAAATACTCTTCCAACGATGGAGCGTTGATAAATGCTGGTTCACCCATTCAAGTAAGTGGAGCGCTCTTAAGTGCACTGCAGTCAGGTGGTGTTATAGCTGTTGGTATTATTTCAACCTCTATAAATGGCCCAACTTTTACTGCCACTTGGGATAATATTAAAGTAACAGCAGATGCAGTAAATACTTCTTGGACCACAGTGGCTTCTTCAGGTGTTGGTAAATGGGTAGGTGTAAGTGTAGTTGTAAATAATAAAATGTATGTTTTCTCTGGTTTTGATAATCCCCAGGTGCACATTACACCTAAGTGTGAAATATATGATCCTGCAACAAATACTTGGACATATGCTGCAGATATGCCATTCCCTGTAACGCATGCTGGTATTACTGTCGATGGTAGTAAAGTATATGTATCTGGAGGCTTCTTGTTAGGCTCTGATGGAGGTCCAAATACTGATAAGTTACAGATTTATGATGCAAATACTAACACATGGAGCTTTGGACCTAGCCTTCCTGAGTTATGTGGTGGTAATGCTCTTGTACGTGTTGGTCGTAAGCTTCACTCTTTTGGTGGCGTAATGACAGATAGGCAAACAGGCAACCCAGCGCATTATGTATTGGATCTAGATAACATTAACCAAGGCTGGGTTAGGAAGGCTGATATGCCTCTATCCCGCTGTCACTTCGCAAGTGCTTTCGTTGGGGGTAAAATCTATGCATTGGGAGGTCAAACAGGCCATGACGGCACGATCGCTGACGTGAAATATGTACAGGTTTATGATCCTTCAACAGATACTTGGACGCGCTTGAAGGATATGCCTTATAGTCGTTCTCACAGTGAATCAGCAACTTTTGTAATTGACGGCAAAGTATACTTGGTAGGCGGTAGGGCTAATACCACATTTAGCAATGTTCTTCCTAATGTCACATTCTATGATCCTGCTACAGATTCATGGACCGAAGACACTCCATTACCTGTTAATTTATTCGGACCAGCGGCTGAAGCAATTGGAAGTGAACTGATCGTTTCAAATGGTAGCTTTAATCAATGTTGTGATCCGCAAACTACAACCCGAAAAAGAGGGATTACTAGAACACCTAATTTCAAGATTGGATTTGTACCCGGTACTTTAAATATGTCTGTAGGTGCAGGTGGTTCAACAACTAAAGAAGTCATTCTTTGGACTTTGAGCGGAACGCCTACTTATACGATCAATACCAGCGGTTTCCCATCTTGGTTAAGTGTCACTCCAACTTCAGGGACTATCGACTTATTAGGTGGTACAGAAATAAATGTAACAGCTAATGCAGCATCACTGGCAGTTGGCAGCTATTCTGCCACTGTAATTGCTAAGGCTACTGGTTATCCGGATGCTGTATTGAATGTTTCATTGACAGTTACATCTAGCAATAAGAATGTGTTGTATGTATATGGTAGCATACCTCCGGCACAAGATGATATGAAGATGTCTTATACGGGCGCTACCGGTATGTCACAATTCAAGCAAGCATTGATAGATGTTGGTTTTAACCCAACAGAAGCTCTTGATGCAAACATCACACTAAATGCCGCAACCTTAAACCAGTATAAAATATTGATATTGGGTTCAAATAACCGTCGCTTTACTGCTGCAGAAAGTGCTGCTGTAGCTACATGGGTGAATGCAGGTGGTGGCTTAGTAGCTTGGTCTGATGCAGCTTTCGGCTGGTCGAATGGACAGTTGAATAGTTCCGAAGGTTCACTAAGTGATAATGACATCACACAACAATTTGGTTTGCAGTTCTTGCATGATAATGGCCAGCAGTCCTTTACATATAATCAGTGGGCTATTGATCATTATATTAACAAGTTCAATAAAAATGCAGGTGTCACCATTAAGGCAGAAGGTGTCAGCCCCATACGAACCAGCGGTTCAGCTACTATAGTTGGTGGTTTGCCAGCGGGTATGAGTTTGAATAGCATGGATGGTCCAGTTACAGCTGCAGATGCTGCTCTTGCAGTGGCAAAAATAGGCCAAGGACGTGTGGCTGGATTCTTTGATCGGAATGCTTTCTGGAACGGAGGAGCTGGAACAAATATTAACGAAGTGGATAATAAGGTTTTTGCACAGCGACTGTTCTTATGGGTTTCTGGTGTTGATAACGACCCAACTACTCCACCGCCTTCCAATGTTGTTTACCGCATTAATTCAGGTGGTCCGGAGATCACCACTTCGATCGGAACGTTTGCGGCCGACAATTTCTTCAGCCCAACACCTGGCTTTGTATATACTACAACGTCAGCCATCGCCGGAACAAATGACGATGCCCTGTATCAAAACGAAAGAGGCTCCGATCAGAAGCTCGGTACCTTTAGTTATGCCTTCCCGGTCAGCAATGGTACCTATACCGTGGTGTTGCACTTTGTAGAAATGTATCAAACAGTTGTGGGTGCACGCGTGTTTGATGTAAGTATGGAAAATGTCAAGGTGCTGGATAATTACGACATCTTCAAGAAAGTGGGTAAAAACGTCGCTACTACCGAAACCTTTACGGTAACGGTGAATGACGGCACATTGAATATGCTGTTCAGCGCGCTGGCAGCCGATGGTGGTGTTAACCGTCCTGAAGTAACCGGTATCGAAATACTAACTTCAGGGGCTACAACTAATCAGCCGCCTACTGCAAATGCGGGTAATGATCAAACCATCACCCTGCCAAGTAATAGTGTTACCTTAAATGGTAGTGGTAATGATCCCGGTGGCGCAATAACCGCTTATAGCTGGCAGAAGTTAAGTGGCCCTGCCCAAGGCACCATTGCCTCCCCAGGCAGTGCATCTACCAATGTAACGGGTTTGGTTCAGGGTACCTATGTCTTCCGTTTAACAGTTACCGATAATGGCAACCCGGCAGCAACAGGATTTGATGATGTAACCATTACCGTAAACGGTACTCCTACAACCAATGTTGTTTACCGCATTAATTCAGGTGGTCCGGAGATCACCACTTCGATCGGAACGTTTGCGGCCGACAATTTCTTCAGCCCAACACCTGGCTTTGTATATACTACAACGTCAGCCATCGCCGGAACAAATGACGATGCCCTGTATCAAAACGAAAGAGGCTCCGATCAGAAGCTCGGTACCTTTAGTTATGCCTTCCCGGTCAGCAATGGTACCTATACCGTGGTGTTGCACTTTGTAGAAATGTATCAAACAGTTGTGGGTGCACGCGTGTTTGATGTAAGTATGGAAAATGTCAAGGTGCTGGATAATTACGACATCTTCAAGAAAGTGGGTAAAAACGTCGCTACTACCGAAACCTTTACGGTAACGGTGAATGACGGCACATTGAATATGCTGTTCAGCGCGCTGGCAGCCGATGGTGGTGTTAACCGTCCTGAAGTAACCGGTATCGAAATACTAACTTCAGGGGCTACAACTAATCAGCCGCCTACTGCAAATGCGGGTAATGATCAAACCATCACCCTGCCAAGTAATAGTGTTACCTTAAATGGTAGTGGTAATGATCCCGGTGGCGCAATAACCGCTTATAGCTGGCAGAAGTTAAGTGGCCCTGCCCAAGGCACCATTGCCTCCCCAGGCAGTGCATCTACCAATGTAACGGGTTTGGTTCAGGGTACCTATGTCTTCCGTTTAACAGTTACCGATAATGGCAACCCGGCAGCAACAGGATTTGATGATGTAACCATTACCGTAAACGGTACTCCTACAACAGTTACAAACTATAAGATAAATACTGGCGGTCCAGATTTAACTACATCATTTGGATCATTCACTGCTGATAATTTCTTCAGCCCTAGCCCAGGCTTTACCTTTAGTACAACTCAGCCTATAAATGGAACTGCTGATGATGCCCTTTATCAGACAGAGAGAAGTGCAACAGCTGGTAATGGTACATTCAGTTATGCATTCCCGATTAATAATGGCACGTATACTGTAATACTGCACTTTGCAGAAATTTATCAGACCGCCATAAACAGACGCTTGTTTGATGTAAGTATTGAAAATGTCAAGGTGTTAGACAATTACGACATCTTCAAGAAAGTGGGGGGCTTTACAGCTACAACGGAAACCTTTACTACTACTGTTGCTGATGGTGTACTTGATATTTACTTCAGTGCTCTTGCTGCCGATGGTGGTGTGGATAGACCAAAAGTGTCAGCAGTTGAGATTAGTCCTGTTTCTACTCCACCTGTCGCAAGTTTGAGTAATGAAGCACTTCGTACTGATAATACACAAAGCAGCACTATCATAGCCTATCCTAACCCT